A region from the Chelmon rostratus isolate fCheRos1 chromosome 6, fCheRos1.pri, whole genome shotgun sequence genome encodes:
- the si:dkeyp-19e1.3 gene encoding USP6 N-terminal-like protein, whose product MKKDIDTLIAEERAEIITKYDKGRQEGVKIDPWEDADYSIYKVTDRFGFLHEEELPTPSALEEKQKQQEIERVEKWLKMVKNWDKYRHSEKLVKRVYKGIPLQLRGQTWALLLDIEKVKMDNRGKYEKMKQQARSFSTEIKQIDLDVNRTFRNHIMFMDRFGVKQQALFHVLAAYSVYNTEVSYCQGMSQIAAILLMYLNEEDAFWALSQLLTNSKHAMHGFFIPGFPKLQRFQAHHELILSKMLPKLKKHLDKEQMTTGIYTTKWFLQCFIDRTPFTLTLRLWDIYILEGEKMLNAMAYTTFKLHKKRLQKLQLEDLREFLQEQLAVSFFLPDDVVVEQLQAAMSELRSKKLDQPPPAKSEELPKKPLGQERPVLLLPLQPDSPLEVKINLEPHSQPNTDPPHTDSITPHQTPSPAKPQDSRTPPSLSPDPVVVHTQGTPTPLRPCRAPPLPPKVDKPCAELGLDREVKECLTDVSQTEDEGKQESHPGRPETPVDWPPPYEPPALDALTLQAEVEIMDLPDLPPPPFFYAEQNDQSPLDSKPPCLGTGPEIQRRSPSPRSASPLVTQMKPPPKPCLKPPTSLNLTQKKTPPSKPSTPRAFTTSSSCSPRLPPPKPTKFPVSLYVPVTAGDRRPSNTSQYDNLSEVDEEDRYLERLLGSTPEEDPSVHGKPPHIIGRDYDPALYPLPPPPVFIPPSPSPVPPSLSALPSLPQEPEYEGEDSWVKDSIIPPPPPSFADRLTPVQCSASSCSDTHRATSPVFSKPFSRGPRDRSAFPAPLLYTGSPPGHSRPSGQSAVGVPLVRSSPDFCRMPPGGQQLPKSVTF is encoded by the exons ATGAAGAAGGACATAGACACATTGATAGCAGAGGAACGCGCTGAAATCATCACTAAATATGACAAG GGCAGGCAGGAGGGTGTCAAAATTGACCCATGGGAGGATGCTGACTACAGCATCTATAAGGTCACTGACCGCTTCGGATTCCTGCA TGAGGAAGAGCTGCCAACACCCAGTGCGCTTGAAGAGAAG caaaagcagcaggagaTAGAGCGAGTGGAGAAGTGGCTGAAGATGGTGAAGAACTGGGATAAGTACAGGCACAGTGAAAAG TTGGTGAAGCGTGTGTATAAAGGAATCCCTCTGCAGCTGAGAGGCCAGACCTGGGCCTTGCTTTTGGACATAGAGAAAGTCAAGATGGATAACAGGGGGAAATATGAG aaaatgaagcagcaggCTCGTAGCTTCTCCACAGAGATCAAACAAATAGACTTAGACGTCAACAGAACCTTCCGGAACCACATCATGTTCATGGACCGCTTTGGAGTCAA GCAACAGGCACTGTTCCACGTATTAGCAGCGTACTCTGTCTACAACACT GAGGTGAGCTACTGCCAGGGGATGAGTCAGATCGCTGCCATCTTGCTCATGTACCTGAATGAGGAAGATGCCTTCTGGGCTCTGTCCCAGCTCCTAACCAACAGCAAGCATGCCATGCACg GGTTCTTCATCCCGGGATTTCCCAAGCTGCAGCGTTTCCAGGCCCACCACGAGCTGATCCTCTCCAAAATGCTGCCGAAGCTGAAGAAACACCTG GACAAGGAGCAGATGACAACGGGGATTTACACCACCAAATGGTTTTTGCAGTGCTTCATTGACAGA ACCCCGTTCACCCTCACCCTGCGTTTATGGGACATCTACATATTGGAGGGAGAGAAGATGCTAAATGCCATGGCTTATACAACCTTCAAGTTACACAAGA AGCGCCTGCAGAAGCTTCAGTTAGAGGACCTGAGGGAGTTTCTCCAGGAGCAGCTggctgtttctttcttcctgcctgATGATGTGGTGGTTGAACAGTTACAGGCCGCTATGTCTGAGCTTCGCAGTAAAAAGCTGGACCAACCTCCTCCAG CCAAGTCAGAGGAGCTGCCAAAGAAACCTCTGGGGCAAGAGAGGCCAGTTCTCCTTCTGCCTCTGCAGCCAGACTCTCCTCtggaagtaaaaataaatttgGAGCCCCACAGCCAACCCAATACAGACCCCCCTCATACAGACAGCATCACTCCACACCAGACCCCTTCTCCTGCAAAGCCCCAGGACTCGAGAACACCTCCTTCACTTTCACCTGACCCAGTTGTAGTCCACACACAAGGAACTCCTACTCCTTTAAGGCCTTGTAGAGCACCTCCCTTACCTCCAAAAGTAGATAAGCCCTGTGCTGAGCTCGGGTTGGACAGAGAGGTGAAGGAGTGTCTTACAGATGTTAGCCAGACCGAAGATGAGGGAAAACAGGAAAGCCACCCTGGACGCCCAGAGACCCCTGTGGATTGGCCTCCACCCTATGAGCCCCCTGCTTTGGATGCTCTTACCCTGCAGGCCGAGGTTGAGATCATGGACCTTCCAGATCTGCCACCTCCACCTTTCTTTTACGCTGAGCAGAATGACCAAAGTCCTTTGGATAGCAAACCACCCTGCCTAGGGACTGGCCCAGAGATCCAGCGCCGCTCCCCTTCCCCCCGCTCAGCCTCACCACTGGTCACTCAAATGAAGCCACCTCCAAAACCATGCCTAAAGCCGCCGACGTCTCTCAAcctcacacagaaaaaaacacctccCTCAAAGCCTTCCACTCCCCGGGCCTTcaccacatcctcctcctgctctcccagaCTGCCTCCTCCAAAGCCAACCAAGTTCCCAGTCTCCCTCTACGTCCCGGTGACCGCGGGAGACCGGCGACCCTCCAACACTTCCCAGTATGACAACCTTTCCGAGGTTGACGAAGAAGACCGCTATCTGGAGAGGCTGCTGGGCTCCACGCCTGAAGAAGATCCCAGCGTGCACGGCAAGCCTCCACATATCATTGGCAGAGACTATGACCCTGCTCTCTACCCTCTGCCTCCACCCCCCGTGTTCATCCCTCCTTCGCCTTCACCTGTTCCTCCCTCGCTGTCCGCTCTTCCCAGTTTGCCTCAAGAGCCAGAATACGAAGGAGAGGACAGCTGGGTGAAGGACTCcatcatccctcctcctccacctagTTTTGCTGACAGGCTCACCCCCGTTCAGTGCAGTGCTTCCAGCtgttctgacacacacagagccacctCGCCTGTTTTCTCTAAGCCATTCTCTAGGGGCCCCAGGGACCGCTCTGCTTTCCCAGCACCTCTGTTGTACACCGGGTCTCCCCCAGGTCACTCCAGGCCCTCAGGACAGTCGGCAGTAGGGGTGCCATTGGTCCGATCCAGCCCAGACTTTTGCAGGATGCCTCCAGGTGGACAGCAACTGCCAAAATCAGTGACCTTTTGA